A window of Leptospira fainei serovar Hurstbridge str. BUT 6 contains these coding sequences:
- a CDS encoding EAL domain-containing protein, which produces MGESQGGWTVDRWKEWFSSGELVPFFQPILSVENDSIFGFEALGRFKDQNDRIHSLGPFFLSEPSHSFSPEERLRFHDLKRDVDRSIRTKALQILSESTNLPPNTKLFLNISPTFMQDYLISGSNDDPYTLKSAKTIGVDPRKIVIEIVEEHFSGEIDQLKPLINLYKREGFLVAIDDLGARSSNLDRIGALHPDIIKVDLGLIRSSVDSRNFQEILFTLSRLAESLGCSLLFEGIETETELYNALTYGARFLQGFYFAEPSPDLIDISGLSIRFSQLHELFFSYKKYQLLRRIKKERELEDRLESAGIEVFVEQEILRIRIRNAYLLKDSIFRMYVTDQEGRQLSPNYTELSQEIMQENENYLGRNWSWRPYFLEQFYKNAKNPSEGWIASNPYFDLDSRILLITYSKRLMDGNVLFVDVRMWDFP; this is translated from the coding sequence ATGGGTGAAAGCCAAGGCGGGTGGACAGTCGATCGTTGGAAAGAATGGTTTTCCAGCGGCGAACTTGTCCCGTTTTTCCAACCTATTCTTTCCGTCGAAAACGATTCTATTTTCGGTTTCGAAGCGCTTGGTCGATTCAAAGATCAAAACGATCGCATTCATAGCCTGGGCCCCTTCTTTCTATCGGAACCTTCCCATTCGTTTTCGCCGGAAGAGAGACTTCGATTTCACGATTTAAAACGCGACGTGGATCGTTCGATTCGAACCAAGGCGTTACAAATCTTATCCGAGAGCACAAATTTACCGCCGAATACGAAACTATTCTTAAATATTTCTCCCACGTTTATGCAGGATTATCTCATATCCGGTTCGAACGATGATCCGTATACGTTAAAGTCGGCCAAAACGATCGGAGTCGATCCTCGGAAGATCGTCATTGAGATCGTCGAGGAGCATTTTTCAGGAGAAATCGATCAGTTAAAACCGTTGATAAATCTTTACAAAAGGGAAGGGTTCCTGGTCGCGATCGACGATTTAGGGGCAAGATCTTCCAATCTAGATCGAATCGGCGCACTTCATCCGGATATTATAAAAGTCGACCTGGGATTGATAAGAAGCTCGGTGGATTCAAGAAATTTTCAGGAAATCCTTTTTACATTATCCCGACTGGCAGAGAGCTTGGGTTGCTCCCTATTATTCGAAGGAATCGAGACCGAAACGGAGTTATATAACGCATTGACTTACGGTGCGCGCTTTCTCCAAGGATTTTACTTTGCTGAGCCGAGCCCCGATCTTATAGATATTTCCGGTCTGAGCATCCGATTTTCCCAACTGCATGAGTTATTCTTTTCCTATAAAAAATACCAATTACTCAGGCGAATTAAAAAAGAAAGAGAACTGGAAGATAGACTCGAATCGGCAGGAATCGAGGTCTTTGTAGAACAGGAGATTCTCAGAATTCGAATTCGCAACGCCTATCTTCTGAAAGATTCGATTTTTAGAATGTACGTAACCGATCAGGAGGGAAGACAGCTCTCGCCGAATTATACCGAATTATCGCAAGAAATCATGCAAGAAAACGAGAATTATTTGGGAAGAAACTGGAGCTGGAGACCTTACTTTCTGGAGCAATTCTATAAGAACGCCAAGAATCCATCGGAAGGTTGGATCGCAAGTAATCCGTATTTCGATTTGGATAGTAGAATCCTACTCATCACTTATTCAAAGAGATTAATGGACGGCAACGTACTCTTCGTGGACGTCAGAATGTGGGATTTTCCCTAG
- a CDS encoding LA_3751/LA_3752 family putative glycosyltransferase — MILTTKIRRSLSLILLAFVLFGSVTYLKPQYSFNWDIHNKAVQSFSLLKNQFLSEELFYPGRVVDPEFLYFPQQGNVFLQIQGRNLSAFPIAFAAISAPWIWLLGFWSLPYASAFGLLLCLIIFTKYWKPTSFVLMITVFSTFLWILSVEYSEHSVFILFSLLAITFTVKGNRAGNWTILLAGFFCGLTVWFRHEGLVYCASLAMWIFLTEPKIKFTFPLRVFLFCIGAGVTIGGFFLFNYFDYGHPLGPRYLINREGLSVPFLVRLDWAKSLLFLGGFKLGYFGYMPAALILFMILLFSWRKLSRSNRLIFGSTLTYILLVLAIVPNDGFTNWGPRFFGPVVFPFVILFSKYFYYMKKKRKYRLLKFILLACLGFSFLMGIFGIKFIAEGRKQQFLNNRLYNSTETDIWIFPDDSIAYMAGTDYFKKIVFRVSKTSDLEILLPKLQANWPGAKIGFFHMDRNKIDARMKEALKANPEFAESFRKTVWDDVELEKIVRTYLVAPKDIRSDRLRVWTGSLNTKPSK, encoded by the coding sequence ATGATTCTTACTACTAAAATCCGAAGAAGCCTAAGTCTGATTCTTTTAGCGTTTGTCCTGTTCGGATCGGTGACCTATTTAAAGCCGCAATATTCATTCAATTGGGACATTCATAATAAAGCGGTTCAGTCCTTTTCGTTACTGAAAAATCAATTTCTTTCCGAAGAATTATTTTATCCGGGCAGGGTCGTTGATCCGGAATTCCTGTATTTTCCCCAGCAGGGAAATGTCTTTCTGCAAATTCAAGGTAGAAACTTGAGCGCTTTCCCGATCGCCTTTGCGGCAATTTCCGCCCCTTGGATTTGGCTTCTGGGATTTTGGTCTCTGCCGTATGCGAGCGCGTTCGGGCTCCTTCTATGCCTGATTATTTTTACGAAATACTGGAAGCCGACTTCGTTCGTTCTGATGATCACGGTGTTCTCGACTTTCTTATGGATTCTCAGTGTAGAATATTCGGAGCATAGTGTTTTTATCTTATTTTCATTGTTGGCAATAACCTTTACCGTTAAAGGTAATAGGGCAGGAAATTGGACGATTCTTCTCGCAGGATTCTTTTGCGGCCTGACCGTTTGGTTTCGTCACGAAGGCCTCGTTTATTGCGCTAGCCTTGCGATGTGGATTTTCTTAACGGAACCGAAAATTAAATTTACGTTTCCCCTTCGCGTTTTCCTTTTTTGCATAGGGGCGGGAGTTACGATAGGAGGTTTTTTTCTATTTAATTATTTCGACTACGGTCATCCATTGGGACCTCGATACCTAATCAACCGAGAGGGACTGAGTGTTCCGTTTCTAGTTCGCTTGGACTGGGCCAAAAGTCTATTGTTCTTAGGCGGATTTAAGCTGGGATATTTCGGTTATATGCCGGCAGCTTTGATACTCTTTATGATTCTCCTTTTTTCCTGGAGAAAATTATCCCGTAGCAATCGTCTTATCTTCGGATCTACTCTTACTTACATTCTTTTGGTGCTCGCAATCGTACCCAATGACGGATTCACGAATTGGGGGCCTCGTTTTTTCGGACCCGTCGTTTTCCCTTTCGTGATTCTTTTCTCAAAATATTTTTATTATATGAAAAAGAAACGTAAGTATCGCCTGCTTAAATTCATTTTGCTAGCTTGCCTAGGATTTTCCTTTTTGATGGGAATTTTTGGGATTAAATTCATTGCAGAAGGTCGAAAGCAACAGTTTCTTAATAACCGACTTTATAATTCTACTGAAACGGATATTTGGATTTTTCCCGACGATTCGATTGCCTATATGGCCGGAACGGATTATTTTAAAAAGATCGTATTTCGAGTATCTAAAACTTCGGATTTGGAGATTCTTTTGCCGAAACTCCAGGCGAATTGGCCGGGCGCCAAAATCGGATTCTTCCATATGGATCGGAATAAAATCGATGCGAGAATGAAGGAGGCGTTGAAAGCAAATCCTGAATTTGCCGAGAGTTTCCGGAAAACGGTTTGGGACGATGTAGAGCTGGAAAAGATCGTTCGTACGTATTTAGTTGCTCCCAAAGATATCCGTTCGGATCGGCTCCGAGTTTGGACGGGAAGTTTAAACACGAAACCTTCGAAATAA
- a CDS encoding arginyltransferase, with product MNLRYLRFLESISVSPSSDCSYYPGRQSKVKGFLLSVPPDGLVLDFLLGSGFRRSGNSYYRTACENCSHCLSYRLPVQKFTISKNLKKLLKKNSDLSVNVSDPEITSEKVDLYIKYQKSRHPGSYGSTDLELHETMAAQMYRGSENSIELQIRREAKLLGWILLDLGELCVSAVYSIFDSEYQERSLGRFLIAKSILWAKENDYRDYHLGLFLPGHKKMSYKGDWKPAEILNQETGDWIESEKFLKEYFSKVGIDGSRL from the coding sequence ATGAATCTACGATATCTTCGTTTCCTGGAATCGATTTCGGTATCACCTTCAAGCGATTGTTCGTACTATCCCGGAAGACAATCGAAGGTTAAGGGGTTTCTTCTCTCGGTTCCACCGGACGGTTTAGTCTTGGATTTTTTACTAGGATCCGGTTTTAGACGCTCCGGAAATTCATATTACAGAACCGCTTGCGAAAATTGCAGCCATTGTTTGAGTTATCGACTTCCGGTGCAAAAATTTACAATTTCCAAAAATCTAAAGAAGCTTTTGAAAAAAAATTCGGACTTATCTGTCAACGTGTCTGATCCGGAAATTACGTCCGAAAAGGTAGACCTCTACATAAAATACCAGAAGTCCCGGCATCCAGGAAGTTATGGGAGCACGGATTTAGAATTACATGAGACGATGGCTGCACAAATGTACAGAGGATCCGAAAATTCGATAGAGTTGCAAATTCGGAGAGAGGCAAAATTGCTCGGTTGGATCCTCTTAGATCTAGGTGAGCTCTGTGTATCTGCAGTCTATTCCATATTTGATTCCGAGTATCAGGAGAGAAGCTTGGGAAGGTTTTTGATCGCCAAATCTATTCTCTGGGCCAAAGAGAATGATTATAGAGATTACCATTTGGGTTTATTTCTTCCCGGTCACAAAAAAATGAGCTATAAAGGCGATTGGAAACCGGCTGAAATTCTGAATCAGGAAACCGGAGATTGGATCGAATCTGAGAAATTCTTAAAGGAGTATTTTTCTAAGGTTGGGATAGACGGTAGTCGCTTGTGA
- a CDS encoding O-antigen ligase family protein produces MLKAKLGFFREHSKSLKRAVNIFFFSAILLRMGFDPAVSKTAFYELIVGGIFFVGLGYAYLRFAKDPRANRIFNLGFAFGLLYSAVSTALFIAYLINTEIPRLKLFGRFAYLGTIIFLMVRYVQGRSRVGTNLILACFFGSLPYLALQLQTPYKAALPFFFLLATLSDRLFGFGEIRVFRTNVSKFFVFSFLLYALLPWFYGGFKAPMADFADGFFLQGIPICAFILFLTIRYQTWGQLVEKSVGTLFILSGFFLFAALLFFSIQYGFLSLIFVKKTILAGTNTNDIATLLSLSIPWVVHGFFNSKSWKGKIFFLISFGLLSAAAFVIYVRGLYIAFFATVFVFFFLKFISEKLRLLYIGILLVGLLIFSWVFFHNFKLPLFDNFHSLWARTLLWRLAVRALMDNWLFGIGEFQYKGLLVWGDPQDLPPGIFMQEDLGRIHVHNLFLQVGLNWGIFPVIGLIGCFLSALLPLLESDRIKFQSKSFGFRIALFCFGIYSLANYSFNIPGLHMAFSLLLLASLPVDKVRNAAPNLEFLSHGIGKWGLIVLTTAFILSACALLQIQYWHSSEIALTKGFRYRNLLNDLVLDEKFVSEGKIPLLRKSYEISEKLVAFFPKDAIFLQENAELNRVLFKKTGDETFHALAVKGFEGCVATSSNPWSCYKRLEELTSTNDALFRDNMRKFNPFVLPLEKNSPF; encoded by the coding sequence ATGCTTAAAGCAAAGCTAGGCTTCTTTCGCGAACATTCTAAGTCGCTGAAGCGCGCCGTAAATATATTCTTTTTCTCCGCGATTCTTCTTCGAATGGGATTCGATCCGGCGGTTTCTAAAACCGCATTCTATGAATTAATCGTCGGCGGTATTTTCTTTGTCGGATTAGGTTACGCTTATTTAAGATTCGCAAAGGATCCTCGAGCGAATCGAATTTTCAACTTAGGTTTCGCATTCGGGCTACTTTATTCGGCCGTATCGACTGCGCTTTTTATCGCTTATCTAATCAATACCGAAATACCCCGCTTAAAACTTTTCGGCAGGTTTGCATATCTCGGAACGATTATCTTCCTGATGGTAAGATATGTTCAGGGACGGTCTAGAGTGGGCACCAATCTTATCCTAGCGTGTTTTTTCGGGAGTCTTCCTTATTTAGCGCTGCAGCTGCAAACTCCTTACAAAGCGGCATTACCGTTCTTTTTCTTGTTGGCCACTCTTTCGGATAGATTATTCGGATTCGGAGAAATTCGAGTCTTCCGAACGAACGTTTCCAAATTCTTCGTATTTTCATTTCTATTATACGCATTATTGCCTTGGTTTTACGGCGGCTTCAAGGCACCTATGGCGGATTTTGCCGACGGTTTTTTTCTTCAGGGAATTCCGATCTGCGCATTCATCCTTTTTTTGACCATTAGGTATCAAACCTGGGGACAATTGGTGGAGAAATCGGTAGGAACGCTTTTTATTTTAAGCGGTTTCTTTTTGTTTGCCGCACTTTTATTTTTTTCAATTCAATACGGCTTCCTATCCTTAATTTTCGTAAAGAAGACGATTCTTGCCGGAACCAATACGAACGATATCGCGACTTTATTATCTCTTTCGATACCTTGGGTCGTTCACGGGTTTTTTAATTCTAAGAGCTGGAAAGGTAAGATCTTCTTTTTGATCAGTTTCGGATTACTTTCCGCGGCAGCATTCGTGATTTATGTTCGCGGGCTCTATATCGCTTTTTTCGCAACCGTATTCGTTTTCTTTTTTCTCAAATTTATTTCAGAGAAATTACGTTTATTGTACATCGGTATCCTGTTGGTCGGATTATTGATATTTTCCTGGGTATTCTTTCATAACTTTAAACTTCCTTTATTCGATAATTTTCATTCCCTCTGGGCGAGAACTCTTCTTTGGAGATTGGCAGTCAGGGCTTTGATGGACAATTGGCTGTTCGGAATCGGTGAATTCCAATACAAGGGATTGCTTGTCTGGGGCGATCCGCAGGACCTCCCTCCGGGTATCTTTATGCAGGAAGATTTAGGGAGAATTCATGTTCATAACCTCTTTTTACAAGTCGGATTGAATTGGGGAATTTTTCCGGTCATTGGGCTTATCGGATGTTTTCTCAGCGCGCTTTTACCGCTCCTTGAATCGGATCGTATCAAATTTCAAAGTAAGTCCTTCGGCTTTCGCATCGCGCTATTTTGCTTCGGGATATATTCGTTAGCGAATTATTCTTTCAATATTCCCGGTTTACATATGGCATTTTCATTATTGTTGCTGGCCTCGCTACCGGTCGATAAGGTGAGAAATGCCGCGCCAAATTTGGAATTTCTATCCCATGGAATCGGAAAATGGGGGTTGATCGTTTTAACGACCGCTTTCATTCTTTCGGCTTGTGCCTTGCTTCAAATTCAATACTGGCACTCTAGTGAAATCGCATTGACCAAGGGGTTTCGTTATCGAAATCTATTAAACGACCTGGTTCTGGATGAAAAGTTCGTATCCGAAGGAAAGATTCCACTCCTTCGTAAATCCTATGAAATCTCCGAGAAGCTCGTCGCGTTCTTTCCCAAGGATGCTATATTTTTACAGGAAAATGCTGAGTTAAATCGAGTTCTGTTTAAAAAAACCGGGGATGAAACGTTCCACGCTCTTGCCGTTAAAGGATTCGAAGGCTGTGTCGCAACCTCCTCCAATCCTTGGTCTTGCTACAAACGTTTGGAAGAGCTAACATCCACAAACGATGCTCTTTTCCGCGATAATATGAGAAAGTTCAATCCGTTCGTTTTACCGCTAGAGAAGAATTCTCCGTTTTAG
- a CDS encoding acyltransferase family protein → MSAIKRYLFGIFKYDPREIAPLNGLRTLAYFLVIGTHMYRPFEPYIKEPNDIARNIFNSGSLCMDIFFILSGFLISGPLFRELDRTNNIRLGVFFSKRTIRIFPPYFIFLSIQTFLFIPILMRLQPESRDALVEFQSKAIFDFLYISNYFYGTIPHGWSLSLEEQFYLLFPAFLLLVFKRIPERFRIASLSLWIVLPTIYRFFIYKYMIEGVTDPILAKQLYSGWIYYPLQGRLDSLFAGIILAYTLNRYPERIYDFLADRRKRAIALGIAIASIAYISVFIFEFQTSPMSMVFRFNINTLAWVIIIILSLRPESFVAKIFSLRIFAPIAKLSYCSYLIHFFLVGILTPAVINIKDPRYMDFAIWFIPTGIVIMCFGYLFHLVAERPFMVWKESKYGKEVILAKTENSSLAVKRTD, encoded by the coding sequence ATGTCAGCTATTAAGCGTTATCTTTTTGGAATCTTTAAATACGACCCGAGGGAAATCGCACCGTTAAACGGACTCCGCACGCTGGCATATTTTTTAGTCATTGGCACTCACATGTATCGCCCGTTCGAACCTTATATAAAAGAACCGAACGATATTGCCCGAAACATCTTCAATTCGGGAAGTTTGTGTATGGACATTTTTTTCATTCTGAGCGGATTCTTGATTTCAGGCCCGCTATTTAGAGAGTTGGATCGAACAAACAATATTCGGTTAGGCGTCTTCTTTTCCAAGCGAACGATTCGGATTTTTCCACCCTACTTTATTTTTCTTTCGATTCAAACGTTCCTATTCATACCGATATTGATGCGATTGCAGCCTGAATCGAGGGATGCACTCGTCGAATTTCAAAGCAAAGCGATATTCGATTTTCTCTACATTTCGAATTACTTTTACGGAACGATACCGCACGGATGGTCGCTATCTCTCGAAGAGCAGTTCTATCTACTTTTTCCCGCTTTCTTACTGCTGGTATTCAAACGAATACCTGAAAGATTCCGAATTGCATCCCTGTCGCTATGGATCGTTCTTCCTACCATTTATAGATTCTTCATTTACAAATATATGATTGAGGGAGTCACGGATCCGATCCTTGCAAAGCAGCTTTATAGCGGTTGGATTTATTATCCCCTCCAAGGACGTCTCGATTCGTTGTTCGCAGGAATCATATTGGCCTATACTCTTAATCGCTATCCCGAAAGAATATATGATTTCTTAGCAGACAGACGAAAAAGAGCAATCGCATTAGGAATCGCAATTGCCTCGATCGCGTATATTTCAGTTTTTATATTCGAATTCCAAACTTCCCCGATGTCTATGGTATTTCGATTCAACATCAATACTCTCGCTTGGGTGATCATCATCATTCTTTCATTAAGACCGGAATCTTTCGTTGCGAAAATTTTCTCGCTTAGAATTTTTGCGCCGATCGCAAAGTTATCGTATTGCTCTTATTTAATTCACTTCTTCTTAGTCGGGATCTTGACGCCGGCAGTCATTAATATTAAGGATCCTCGGTATATGGACTTCGCAATATGGTTTATACCGACTGGAATCGTCATTATGTGTTTCGGGTATCTATTCCATCTTGTGGCGGAAAGACCGTTTATGGTCTGGAAAGAATCCAAATACGGTAAGGAAGTAATACTCGCTAAAACGGAGAATTCTTCTCTAGCGGTAAAACGAACGGATTGA
- a CDS encoding SDR family NAD(P)-dependent oxidoreductase, which translates to MAKKIIVVGASSGIGKEIASQLIGQGNKVALFARRDKELKKIVSSFKGLKADQVIIVKHDVTQYSQVSTTFTKAVKSLGGLDEIYYASGLMHRIEPEEFSVEKDLEMLEVNLLGCVAWLDLAAKFFQNQKSGKIIGISSIAGDRGRRGNPVYNASKAGMTTYLEALRNRLTVKGIQVVTVRPGMIETPMTAGLPGLLWLITAKEAARVIISKVNAGKEDFYVPARWALVSLIIRSIPSFIFRRLSI; encoded by the coding sequence ATGGCTAAAAAGATCATCGTCGTAGGGGCGTCTAGCGGCATTGGGAAAGAAATCGCCTCCCAACTTATCGGACAAGGTAACAAAGTGGCTTTGTTTGCTCGACGAGACAAGGAATTGAAAAAAATCGTAAGCTCTTTCAAGGGCTTAAAAGCCGATCAAGTTATCATAGTTAAGCATGACGTAACCCAGTATTCGCAAGTTTCGACTACGTTTACGAAAGCGGTTAAATCTCTCGGCGGCCTAGATGAGATTTATTATGCATCCGGTCTAATGCATAGAATAGAACCGGAAGAATTCTCGGTCGAAAAAGATTTGGAAATGCTGGAAGTGAATCTTTTAGGTTGCGTTGCCTGGCTGGACTTAGCTGCCAAATTTTTTCAAAACCAAAAGTCGGGAAAGATTATCGGAATTTCTTCCATTGCAGGGGATAGAGGGCGTCGCGGAAATCCCGTCTATAATGCATCGAAGGCCGGGATGACTACGTATTTAGAAGCGCTTAGAAATCGACTAACGGTAAAAGGAATTCAAGTCGTAACGGTTCGTCCCGGAATGATAGAAACGCCGATGACAGCCGGATTACCCGGACTTCTCTGGTTGATCACTGCAAAAGAAGCTGCCAGAGTGATTATTAGTAAAGTTAACGCGGGTAAGGAAGACTTTTACGTTCCCGCTCGCTGGGCACTTGTGTCTCTGATCATTCGATCTATTCCTTCGTTTATCTTTCGAAGACTATCGATATAA
- a CDS encoding FAD-binding oxidoreductase has translation MATSLKKKSTRTSTAKKKGESFNVALFESKLGPPRKVEAWGMNHFSFSPVFYPSSDKDFYDAFEYARKTGTKITFRGGGCSYGDAATNQKGLVVDIKDYNRILSFDEKTGILKAESGVTIKQLWEFGVERGFWPPVVSGTMFPTLGGALSMNIHGKNNFAVGPIGDHILEFTFLTVDGKQHICSSKKNADLFYSAISGFGMLGAFLTVTIKLKKIYAGKMKVWPVNTSNLQEMYDYFEKEYKNSDYLVGWVDGFGSGKGIGRGQIHKAVHLKPGEDPDFPENCKIEKQILPPTFLGIIPKAWMWILMYPFSNKFGMRFVNLGKWLSGFLNNNKPYMQGHAEYAFLLDYVPNWKYMYKPGAMIQYQSFIPKENAVRGFEELLSAGQRKGIVTWLAVFKKHRPDKFLLTHALDGYSMAMDFPVTKGNKEKLWELAKEMDEIVLKYGGRFYFAKDSTLRPEIVERAFPKKNLDKFRSLKKKLDPKGLLESDLYRRVWR, from the coding sequence ATGGCTACTTCTCTTAAAAAGAAATCTACGCGAACTTCCACTGCTAAAAAGAAAGGCGAGTCATTCAATGTCGCCCTCTTTGAATCGAAGTTAGGACCTCCTCGAAAAGTCGAAGCTTGGGGGATGAATCATTTCTCCTTTAGCCCGGTTTTCTACCCGAGTTCGGACAAGGATTTTTACGACGCTTTTGAATATGCTCGTAAAACTGGAACGAAAATTACGTTTCGCGGAGGCGGATGCAGTTACGGGGATGCGGCGACAAATCAGAAGGGATTGGTTGTCGATATTAAGGATTATAATCGGATCTTATCCTTTGACGAAAAAACGGGAATCTTAAAAGCCGAATCGGGTGTAACCATCAAACAACTTTGGGAGTTCGGTGTGGAACGAGGTTTTTGGCCTCCTGTCGTCAGCGGCACGATGTTTCCTACCTTAGGCGGAGCTCTTTCCATGAACATTCATGGAAAGAATAATTTTGCGGTCGGACCGATCGGAGATCACATTCTCGAATTTACTTTCCTTACTGTCGACGGAAAACAGCATATTTGCAGTTCTAAAAAGAACGCCGACTTATTTTATTCAGCTATCTCAGGCTTCGGAATGTTAGGCGCTTTTCTTACCGTTACGATTAAATTAAAAAAGATTTATGCAGGAAAAATGAAAGTTTGGCCTGTGAATACTTCCAACCTGCAGGAAATGTACGACTATTTTGAAAAGGAGTATAAAAACTCCGATTATTTGGTCGGTTGGGTGGACGGGTTCGGTTCCGGTAAAGGGATAGGGCGAGGACAAATTCACAAAGCGGTTCATTTAAAACCCGGAGAGGATCCGGATTTCCCCGAGAATTGCAAGATAGAGAAACAGATTCTACCTCCGACCTTTTTAGGGATAATTCCGAAAGCTTGGATGTGGATCTTGATGTACCCGTTTAGCAATAAATTCGGTATGCGCTTCGTGAATTTAGGAAAATGGCTTTCAGGTTTCTTAAACAATAATAAACCGTATATGCAAGGTCATGCCGAATATGCGTTTCTTTTGGATTACGTTCCAAATTGGAAATATATGTACAAGCCTGGGGCGATGATTCAATATCAAAGTTTCATTCCTAAGGAAAACGCCGTGCGTGGATTCGAGGAGTTGCTTTCCGCGGGGCAGCGAAAAGGGATCGTTACTTGGTTGGCGGTTTTTAAAAAGCACCGTCCGGATAAATTTCTACTTACTCATGCGCTGGACGGATACTCGATGGCGATGGATTTTCCCGTCACGAAAGGAAATAAAGAAAAACTGTGGGAATTAGCAAAAGAAATGGATGAGATCGTTTTGAAATACGGCGGACGTTTCTATTTTGCTAAGGACAGTACTCTCCGTCCGGAGATAGTGGAAAGGGCCTTTCCGAAAAAAAATCTCGATAAATTCCGATCCTTAAAGAAGAAGTTAGATCCGAAGGGTTTGCTTGAGTCCGATTTGTATAGGAGGGTTTGGCGATAG
- a CDS encoding LA_3751/LA_3752 family putative glycosyltransferase has translation MFQAASSRLISFGNTAKGFVTLGVIFLLFFLAWQYQTGIRVGDGAIKQQQVADLLIQGFPDFSCRYFGKNFDPEFRFLPLTIEKGATMAHAYKGKCYYVFPFYYAIMQAPFVFLLGRFGSFLVSLIFGALTLYSLYLLTHELKLGIRFRFLFLLFLLAGSTFTLFATDLSEYIISIGTVTYGFYFLFRNNENQKIRDTIFAGLLFGFAAFFRQEVVLLAGSLMLAQVILKPKDIRLFWFPLSFGTLFLIQAICNYTVVGHPLGSRGYLQTFNSKEYDLFGQAAFLWELLAFGHGSLGLLGAYPILIFTWRYAVQKSNHRIAYIGILFFVLFSAILTSTKFWQGVLFGPRFLLTVTPILLLYAIKSLEEARFFQKKIPRILSIALLSYSVIGSVTYDVLYRKFTKSIIVERQELDSFSEKTIIYRNGSALFPPNSFEKERMVFELPDEKEFDTLLNGLYKSGIQRFTMIGAKDFYSQETLTPRSHKFKISKVAFKKSPSINMETSEFQPILK, from the coding sequence ATGTTTCAAGCCGCATCGTCTCGACTGATTTCCTTCGGAAATACGGCAAAGGGATTCGTGACCTTAGGCGTGATATTCCTACTCTTTTTTTTGGCTTGGCAGTATCAGACCGGTATTCGAGTCGGCGACGGCGCAATCAAACAGCAGCAAGTTGCGGATCTTCTTATCCAAGGATTTCCGGATTTTTCCTGCAGATACTTCGGGAAAAATTTCGATCCGGAATTTCGTTTTTTACCTTTAACGATAGAAAAGGGTGCAACGATGGCACACGCCTACAAAGGCAAATGCTATTACGTCTTTCCTTTTTATTACGCGATAATGCAGGCGCCTTTCGTATTTCTTCTGGGTCGATTCGGAAGTTTTCTCGTTTCCTTAATTTTCGGTGCGTTAACTCTTTATTCCCTATATCTGCTAACTCATGAATTGAAACTCGGCATTAGATTTCGATTTCTATTCCTATTATTTCTGTTAGCCGGTTCCACATTCACTCTGTTTGCAACGGATTTGTCCGAGTATATTATTTCGATCGGAACCGTTACTTACGGTTTTTATTTTTTATTCCGCAATAATGAGAATCAAAAAATTCGGGATACGATATTTGCGGGACTATTATTCGGGTTTGCCGCTTTCTTCCGTCAAGAAGTGGTTCTACTTGCAGGATCCTTAATGTTGGCCCAGGTCATCCTGAAACCCAAAGATATTCGCTTATTTTGGTTTCCTCTTTCGTTCGGAACTCTCTTTTTAATTCAGGCTATCTGCAATTATACTGTGGTGGGACATCCGCTTGGATCCAGAGGGTATCTTCAGACTTTTAATTCGAAAGAATACGATCTGTTTGGTCAGGCTGCTTTTCTCTGGGAACTACTAGCTTTTGGCCACGGTTCGTTAGGGCTACTTGGTGCTTACCCTATTTTGATTTTTACCTGGAGATATGCGGTTCAGAAAAGCAACCATCGAATCGCTTATATCGGAATTCTTTTTTTCGTTCTTTTTTCGGCGATTTTGACTTCTACAAAATTCTGGCAAGGAGTGCTATTCGGTCCTCGATTTTTACTGACGGTGACTCCTATCCTGCTTCTTTATGCGATAAAATCTTTGGAAGAAGCTAGATTCTTCCAAAAGAAAATTCCTCGCATACTTTCAATAGCACTTTTATCCTATTCCGTGATCGGTTCCGTTACCTACGATGTTCTTTATAGAAAATTTACGAAATCAATCATCGTAGAACGCCAGGAACTGGACTCATTCTCCGAGAAGACGATCATCTACCGTAACGGATCCGCGCTATTTCCACCTAATTCCTTCGAAAAGGAAAGAATGGTATTCGAACTCCCCGATGAGAAGGAATTCGATACGCTTTTGAATGGACTTTATAAGTCCGGTATCCAAAGATTTACAATGATCGGCGCTAAAGATTTTTATTCCCAAGAAACTTTAACCCCTCGTTCGCACAAATTCAAAATTTCCAAAGTGGCTTTTAAAAAAAGCCCTTCCATCAATATGGAAACCTCGGAATTTCAGCCAATTTTAAAATGA